GCTTTTATCAGATAGTTGGCAATGGCAATCTTTTGTTTCAGATCGGGTAATGGGATGATGGCAACATCGCTACAAATCAATAATTTGTGATATGCAGGAACTTCAAATACGCTTACATGGCTCAGGATGGCACCCGGATTACAAAGTCCACTTTCTTTATTAAGAATGGCTCTCATGTATTTATCTGTACTTACCAGTCCTTTCATCAAGATATCACCTTCGCCCTTATTGATTAATGCCACAGCCAGAGTAGCGGCTTTTTGTTCGTTGGCTTCCTGTACAATACGGAATTGGGTTACGTCAATATTTTCCGATAGACACACCTTTCTTATAGTAGCTTCATCTCCAACAAGCGTTGCATTAATAATACCCAATTTGCAAGCCTGGTTCACTGCTCCAATGGTATGCGAATCGTTGGCATAAGCTGCCACAAGTCGTTTTCTGGGCTTATTTTTTACAACTTCAATCATTTGTTCCAGTCTGGTAATTGCCATATCGTATTTCTCCTTATATATTAATTGATTTTTAAATAGTTAAATGTTTCTCTCCATTTTTGTTTTTCGGGTGCAAAATTAGAAATTCCCAGCGGAAAAGTAATAAAATTTTCATTTCATTTTACTTTGTTACTGTTTATTTTGAGTAAAAATCTATCATCCTGCCGATGGCATCCCTACATACAGGACAAAATGTATTATAAACAGCCGATTTCATGGAGCAATCGTAAGCCGGACGGTACATTCCCTTAGTAATATAACCCCCACCTTCAAAAACGCCTGTAACGTTTTTATATTTTTCTTCATTGGGTGTAGGAACGGGTATCCCCGTTTCTACCTTATTTTTCCATTTGGCATCGAAATTAACCAAAGTGGTTAAATTAGGCTCCCAGGGTTCCATTTCTAAATTATAGAAACCTGTATAAGCCACGTCTGAAGTGTAATATTCGTCGCCCAAACCGGCAAATGCGTGCCCGAATTCGTGAGTAAAAACGAATGCTGAAAGGCTGTTGTCAACGGAAGTAACGGCAAACTGGTTGAAGATACCTCCTCCTCCGTATTTTTCGGAATTCACCAGTAGTACAATCTGGTCGTAAGGAGCATTTGCAGCCAGGTTTCTGAGTGTTTTATTGTCGAAAGTAGTTAAGTATCGTTCCGAGTCGAAAGTATAAAATGTTGAGTTGGCAACGGTATTTTTCCAGGTTCCGGTTGCTGGGATGTCTGTTCCCGATTCGGTTGACGGTGCTTCCACTGCCCAGATATTGATGCCATTACTATATGTATCGTAAGGATGGCAATGGAGAAGGTAATCGGCAAACCGTTTGCAATCGTTGCTGAATTTTTTCATTTCTCCCTCTGTATATCCATCAGAGATAAATACAATATCCAACTTTTCGGAAGGCTCACCCGATTGCTGCACCACCTTACAAGGATATTGCATCTTCCTTTCCCTGCTGATAAAATGGTCGGCTGGGTTTATCAGATATGTAAACTTCAACTCCCAACTACCGGAAAATTTTCTGCAAAATATTTCTAAAATAACTTTGCTTTTGGGAAAGGGAAAAATCACACTTTCTGAAAATGATTTTTGTGTGGTTTTCGCTTCTTCCGTTGTTTGCCATTCGGCAAAAAGAGAGGAAAATCCACGGGAATAAATAAGTTTTTTTGTGTTTAAGTCTTTGATAGTAAACATATATTCACCGTATCCTGAAGTATCGGTGAGTTGGGTTTTTGAACCTGCCCAAATGGGTTCTTCTATCATTTGGTCGAACGAGATGATATCTTCATTTTCGTTTCCGGTATGAAAATAGTCGAATCGGAGGGTTTTATCGTAAAAATAGTCGCTGAAAGCTGCCTGGACGGTTTGCAATGCTAAAAGAAACCCGATAAAAAGGAAATATCGCATAAAATAGGATTTGATTTTTTCGTTGGCAAAATTATACAATCTGCTTAATAAACAACGTATAAAAGAGAAAATTAAAAATCTGAGAAATACATTTTTTGTTTCCAATTGCGGGGAATACGAAAAATAAAAATTAATGTTGGCTTTGGAGACGACAGAAATCCGAATTAACTCAAAAAAAAACAGAAATTCTTCGTAAGTTTGTATGCAGAAAAAATGGTCGGCTTATGTGGAAAAAAATCCCTTCGTTACTAAAAAACAAATATTTGCTGATAACAAT
The genomic region above belongs to Lentimicrobiaceae bacterium and contains:
- a CDS encoding IgA Peptidase M64, which gives rise to MRYFLFIGFLLALQTVQAAFSDYFYDKTLRFDYFHTGNENEDIISFDQMIEEPIWAGSKTQLTDTSGYGEYMFTIKDLNTKKLIYSRGFSSLFAEWQTTEEAKTTQKSFSESVIFPFPKSKVILEIFCRKFSGSWELKFTYLINPADHFISRERKMQYPCKVVQQSGEPSEKLDIVFISDGYTEGEMKKFSNDCKRFADYLLHCHPYDTYSNGINIWAVEAPSTESGTDIPATGTWKNTVANSTFYTFDSERYLTTFDNKTLRNLAANAPYDQIVLLVNSEKYGGGGIFNQFAVTSVDNSLSAFVFTHEFGHAFAGLGDEYYTSDVAYTGFYNLEMEPWEPNLTTLVNFDAKWKNKVETGIPVPTPNEEKYKNVTGVFEGGGYITKGMYRPAYDCSMKSAVYNTFCPVCRDAIGRMIDFYSK
- a CDS encoding bifunctional enoyl-CoA hydratase/phosphate acetyltransferase; this translates as MAITRLEQMIEVVKNKPRKRLVAAYANDSHTIGAVNQACKLGIINATLVGDEATIRKVCLSENIDVTQFRIVQEANEQKAATLAVALINKGEGDILMKGLVSTDKYMRAILNKESGLCNPGAILSHVSVFEVPAYHKLLICSDVAIIPLPDLKQKIAIANYLIKAAHALDIEKPKIACIAATEQMLAGMPACVDGAIIAKMAERGQIKGAIIDGPLSLDGAVDKESVQIKKITGEVAGDADCLLFPNIEAGNVFYKNSTKFAGAELAALVVGARVPAVLSSRGDSEKTKLYSIALAALLA